A stretch of Miscanthus floridulus cultivar M001 chromosome 13, ASM1932011v1, whole genome shotgun sequence DNA encodes these proteins:
- the LOC136501826 gene encoding calcium-transporting ATPase 2, plasma membrane-type-like, protein MDKMESYLNENFGGVKAKHSSDEALGRWRSVVGVVKNPTRRFRFTANLGKRSEAAAMKRSNQEKLRVAVLVSKAALQFIHGLPPQGDYAVPADVKAAGFGICAEELSSIVESHDVKKLKSHGGVDGLVSRLSTSASDGLAADNNKLMSARREVFGVNRFAEAEQRSFWIFVWEALQDMTLMILAACALVSLLVGIATEGWPHGAHDGLGIVASILLVVFVTATSDYRQSLQFKDLDKEKKKITVQVTRSGYRQKLSIYDLLAGDIVHLSIGDQVPADGLFVSGFSLLINESSLTGESEPVAVSAENPFLLSGTKVQDGACKMLVTTVGMRTQWGKLMATLSEGGDDETPLQVKLNGVATIIGKIGLAFAVVTFAVLTQGLFWRKLADGSYFSWTGDDALELLEFFAIAVTIVVVAVPEGLPLAVTLSLAFAMKKMMNDKALVRHLAACETMGSATTICSDKTGTLTTNHMTVVKACICGKIKDVNSSAETKTLPSDLPASVVAMLLQSIFNNTGGDVVLNQDGKREILGTPTEAAILEFGLSLGGEFSAVRKASTLLKVEPFNSAKKRMGVVIQLPGGALRAHCKGASEIILASCTRYLDEHGNVVALDGATTDHLRATIDSFANEALRTLCLAYVDVGEGFSANDQIPMDGYTCIGVVGIKDPVRPGVKESVAICRSAGITVRMVTGDNINTAKAIARECGILTEGGVAIEGPDFRVKTEEELQELIPKIQVMARSSPLDKHTLVKHLRTTFDEVVAVTGDGTNDAPALHEADIGLAMGIAGTEVAKESADVIILDDNFSTIVTVAKWGRSVYINIQKFVQFQLTVNVVALIVNFSSACLIGSAPLTAVQLLWVNMIMDTLGALALATEPPNDELMKRTPVGRKGNFISNIMWRNIMGQAFYQFLVIWYLQSQGKWLFGIEGANSDLVLNTIIFNCFVFCQVFNEVSSREMERINVFQGILDNNVFAMVLGSTVVFQFIIIQCLGSFANTTPLSFTQWMSCIAIGFIGMPIAVAVKMVPVE, encoded by the exons ATGGACAAGATGGAGAGCTACCTGAACGAGAACTTCGGGGGCGTGAAGGCGAAGCACTCGTCGGACGAGGCGCTGGGGCGATGGCGGAGCGTCGTCGGCGTCGTCAAGAACCCCACCAGGCGGTTCCGCTTCACCGCCAACCTGGGCAAGCGCTCCGAGGCCGCCGCCATGAAGCGGTCCAACCAGGAGAAGCTGCGGGTCGCCGTGCTCGTCTCCAAGGCCGCGCTCCAGTTCATCCACGGCCTGCCCCCGCAGGGCGACTACGCCGTCCCCGCCGACGTCAAGGCGGCGGGCTTCGGCATCTGCGCCGAGGAGCTGAGCTCCATCGTGGAGAGCCATGACGTGAAGAAGCTCAAGTCCCACGGCGGCGTCGACGGCCTCGTGTCCAGGCTGTCCACCTCGGCATCCGACGGCCTCGCCGCCGATAACAATAAGCTGATGTCGGCGCGGCGGGAGGTCTTCGGCGTCAACCGCTTCGCCGAGGCGGAGCAACGCAGCTTCTGGATCTTCGTATGGGAGGCGCTCCAGGACATGACGCTCATGATCCTTGCCGCCTGCGCGCTCGTCTCCCTCCTCGTGGGGATCGCCACCGAAGGGTGGCCCCACGGCGCGCACGACGGGCTCGGCATCGTCGCCAGCATCCTGCTCGTCGTCTTCGTCACCGCCACCAGCGACTACCGCCAGTCGCTGCAGTTCAAGGACCTcgacaaggagaagaagaagatcacCGTGCAGGTCACGCGGAGCGGCTACCGCCAGAAGCTCTCCATCTACGACCTCCTCGCCGGCGACATCGTCCACCTCTCCATCGGCGACCAGGTGCCCGCGGACGGGCTCTTCGTGTCCGGGTTCTCCCTGCTCATCAACGAGTCCAGCCTCACCGGGGAGAGCGAGCCCGTCGCGGTGAGCGCTGAGAACCCGTTCCTGCTGTCGGGGACCAAGGTGCAGGACGGCGCGTGCAAGATGCTCGTCACCACCGTCGGCATGCGGACGCAGTGGGGCAAGCTGATGGCCACGCTGAGCGAGGGCGGCGACGACGAGACACCGCTCCAGGTCAAGCTCAACGGCGTCGCCACCATCATCGGCAAGATCGGCCTCGCCTTCGCCGTCGTCACGTTCGCGGTGCTCACCCAGGGCCTATTCTGGCGCAAGCTCGCCGACGGCTCCTACTTCAGCTGGACCGGCGACGACGCGCTGGAGCTGCTCGAGTTCTTCGCCATCGCCGTCACCATCGTCGTTGTGGCCGTCCCTGAGGGCCTGCCGCTCGCCGTGACGCTCAGCCTCGCGTTCgccatgaagaagatgatgaacgACAAGGCGCTCGTCCGGCACCTCGCGGCCTGCGAGACCATGGGCTCCGCCACCACCATCTGCAGCGACAAGACTGGCACGCTCACCACCAACCACATGACCGTCGTCAAGGCCTGCATCTGCGGCAAGATCAAGGACGTGAACAGCTCCGCGGAGACCAAGACGCTGCCCTCTGACCTGCCGGCGTCCGTCGTGGCCATGCTCCTGCAGTCCATCTTCAACAACACCGGCGGCGACGTCGTGCTCAACCAGGACGGGAAGCGCGAGATCCTCGGCACGCCGACCGAGGCCGCCATCCTGGAGTTCGGCCTCTCCCTCGGCGGCGAATTCTCGGCGGTGCGCAAGGCGAGCACGCTCCTCAAGGTGGAGCCCTTCAACTCGGCAAAGAAGAGGATGGGGGTGGTCATCCAGCTCCCCGGTGGCGCGCTGCGGGCGCACTGCAAGGGCGCGTCGGAGATCATCCTGGCGTCCTGCACCAGGTACCTGGACGAGCACGGCAACGTCGTCGCCCTCGACGGCGCCACCACGGACCACCTCAGGGCCACCATCGACAGCTTCGCGAACGAGGCGCTCCGGACGCTGTGCCTCGCCTACGTCGACGTCGGCGAAGGGTTCTCGGCGAACGATCAGATTCCGATGGACGGGTACACGTGCATCGGCGTCGTGGGGATCAAGGACCCCGTCCGTCCCGGCGTGAAGGAGTCGGTGGCGATCTGCAGGTCTGCAGGCATCACCGTCAGGATGGTTACTGGTGACAACATCAACACGGCCAAGGCGATTGCGCGGGAATGCGGCATTTTGACTGAAGGTGGCGTCGCCATTGAAGGCCCGGACTTCAGAgtcaagactgaagaagaactgCAAGAACTGATACCAAAAATACAG GTGATGGCAAGATCTTCGCCGCTTGACAAGCACACCTTGGTGAAGCATCTACGAACTACATTTGATGAAGTTGTTGCGGTGACCGGCGATGGCACAAATGATGCGCCTGCGCTACATGAAGCTGATATTGGGCTTGCCATGGGCATTGCTGGCACTGAG GTGGCAAAAGAGAGTGCCGATGTTATTATTCTCGATGACAACTTCTCCACCATAGTTACTGTTGCCAAATGGGGTCGATCAGTGTACATCAACATTCAGAAGTTTGTGCAGTTTCAGCTGACAGTCAATGTCGTTGCTCTCATTGTGAACTTCTCTTCAGCTTGCTTGATAG GGAGTGCTCCCCTGACTGCTGTGCAGTTGCTCTGGGTCAACATGATCATGGACACACTAGGAGCACTGGCACTGGCCACAGAACCTCCAAACGATGAGCTCATGAAGAGAACTCCTGTTGGAAGGAAAGGAAACTTCATCAGCAACATCATGTGGAGGAACATCATGGGACAGGCCTTCTACCAGTTCCTTGTGATTTGGTATCTGCAGTCTCAAGGGAAATGGCTCTTCGGAATCGAGGGCGCCAACTCTGATCTGGTCCTGAACACAATCATCTTCAACTGCTTTGTATTCTGCCAG GTTTTCAATGAGGTGAGCTCAAGAGAGATGGAGAGGATAAATGTGTTCCAAGGCATTCTAGACAACAACGTGTTCGCCATGGTCCTCGGCAGCACCGTCGTCTTCCAGTTCATAATCATACAGTGCCTCGGCAGCTTCGCCAACACGACCCCTCTCAGCTTCACGCAGTGGATGTCCTGCATCGCCATCGGATTCATAGGCATGCCGATCGCTGTGGCGGTGAAGATGGTTCCGGTGGAGTAG